A genomic region of Anaerolineales bacterium contains the following coding sequences:
- a CDS encoding G5 domain-containing protein yields the protein MNERGLYQPGFARQAVLFALCSWLLAACSALAGAPALQVRVLADGEQHTLSLSAGSDVAAALQAAGVRLGALDRSEPASLAPLEDGAEIRVVRVSEGYEVETRPLPFVSRTLQNEGMAVGEQRLIQNGANGSEEVTYRLLYEDGELVGRTVVRSQVLLAPVEEIVMIGAQSPFSALAIPGRLAFLAGGNAWLLETNSGARQALVTSGDLDGRIFDISPDGEWLLFSRRGSAEEEINSLWVLSLNDLRQIELGVSNVVHYAGWTDSTGEIAYSSVEPSVNPPGWSANNDVQRVRFSANGSVSAPQALLPPRRTESLYSWWGSTYAWSASGVLAYAQPDAIGAVDVTRAVLQRWLAQTPYQSGSDWAWMPSLAWGADGWLYTVVHAEQSGLEQQGRSPLFDLVAFSPQGELRPLAANVGMFANPVPEPGGGQVAYLRAFTPTQSDISGYELMVLAPESGASLALFPPQGAAGLQPQRLAWAPSSEGGAMLAFVYQGNLWVANVLSGETRQLTGDGQVSALDWQ from the coding sequence ATGAACGAGCGCGGATTATACCAGCCAGGCTTTGCCCGCCAAGCCGTCCTGTTCGCCCTGTGCAGTTGGCTGCTGGCCGCCTGCAGCGCGCTGGCTGGCGCTCCAGCCTTGCAGGTGCGTGTGCTGGCGGATGGTGAGCAGCATACGCTGAGCCTGTCCGCCGGCAGTGATGTGGCCGCCGCGTTGCAAGCTGCCGGGGTGCGCTTGGGTGCCCTGGATCGTAGTGAGCCTGCCAGCCTGGCGCCACTGGAAGACGGCGCCGAGATCCGGGTGGTGCGGGTGAGCGAAGGCTACGAGGTGGAGACGCGCCCGCTGCCCTTCGTTTCGCGTACCCTGCAGAACGAAGGCATGGCCGTGGGCGAGCAACGCTTGATCCAAAATGGCGCCAACGGCAGCGAAGAGGTGACCTATCGCCTGCTCTACGAGGATGGCGAGCTGGTGGGGCGCACCGTGGTGCGATCGCAGGTGCTGCTGGCCCCGGTGGAAGAGATCGTGATGATCGGCGCCCAGTCGCCCTTCAGCGCTCTGGCAATCCCTGGGCGGCTGGCCTTTCTGGCCGGCGGCAACGCCTGGCTGCTGGAGACCAACAGTGGGGCGCGCCAGGCCCTGGTGACCAGTGGGGATCTGGATGGGCGCATATTTGATATTTCTCCAGATGGAGAGTGGCTCTTGTTCTCGCGGCGTGGCAGCGCCGAAGAAGAGATCAATAGTTTGTGGGTGCTGAGCCTGAACGATCTGCGCCAGATCGAGCTGGGCGTTAGTAATGTGGTGCATTATGCAGGCTGGACGGATAGCACCGGTGAGATTGCCTATTCCAGCGTTGAGCCCAGCGTCAACCCGCCGGGCTGGTCCGCCAATAATGATGTGCAGCGCGTGCGCTTTAGCGCCAACGGGAGCGTCAGCGCCCCGCAGGCGCTGTTGCCGCCGCGCCGCACCGAGAGCTTGTACAGTTGGTGGGGCTCAACCTACGCCTGGAGCGCCAGCGGTGTGCTGGCCTATGCCCAACCGGACGCGATCGGTGCAGTGGATGTGACCCGCGCCGTGCTGCAGCGCTGGCTGGCGCAGACCCCGTACCAATCCGGCAGCGATTGGGCCTGGATGCCCAGCCTGGCCTGGGGCGCGGATGGCTGGCTCTACACGGTGGTGCACGCCGAGCAGAGCGGCCTGGAGCAGCAGGGCCGCTCACCCCTGTTTGACCTGGTGGCTTTCTCACCGCAGGGCGAGCTGCGCCCATTGGCCGCCAATGTGGGCATGTTTGCCAACCCTGTGCCGGAGCCGGGCGGCGGCCAGGTAGCGTACCTGCGTGCGTTCACGCCCACCCAGAGCGATATCAGCGGCTATGAGTTGATGGTGTTGGCACCGGAAAGTGGCGCCAGCCTCGCGTTGTTTCCGCCACAGGGCGCGGCGGGGTTGCAGCCGCAGCGCCTGGCCTGGGCGCCCAGCAGTGAGGGCGGCGCCATGCTGGCGTTCGTCTACCAGGGCAACCTGTGGGTGGCGAATGTGCTCAGCGGCGAGACGCGCCAGCTTACCGGCGATGGCCAGGTAAGCGCGCTGGACTGGCAGTAG
- a CDS encoding SDR family oxidoreductase has protein sequence MRILVTGAAGFLGSHLCDRLLAEGHEVVGMDNFVTGKPENLAHLSTNERFLFIRHDVSNYISVPGKLDAVMHFASPASPNPNSPIGYPNLPIQTMKAGALGTHNSLGVALANNARFMLASTSEIYGDPLEHPQKESYWGHVDPIGERSVYDEAKRFAEALTMAYHRFHKVNTCIVRIFNTYGPRMHVDDGRAVANFIQQALCGEPLTIYGDGQQTRSFCYVDDLIEGIYRLLTSQIHEPVNIGNPDEITIEQFAKEIDALVGKQAGLVYQKKQFLPGDPLRRQPDIARAREWLQWGPTISLREGLSKTIPYFREQLGL, from the coding sequence ATGCGGATACTGGTAACGGGTGCGGCGGGCTTTTTGGGCTCGCATTTGTGTGACCGCCTGCTGGCTGAGGGGCACGAAGTCGTGGGCATGGACAATTTTGTTACCGGCAAGCCGGAGAATCTTGCTCATCTCAGCACGAATGAGCGCTTTTTGTTCATTCGCCATGATGTATCCAACTACATTTCCGTGCCCGGTAAGCTGGATGCGGTGATGCATTTTGCTTCGCCGGCCAGCCCCAATCCCAATTCCCCAATCGGCTACCCCAATCTGCCCATCCAAACCATGAAGGCTGGCGCCCTGGGTACGCACAACAGCTTGGGCGTAGCCCTCGCCAACAACGCCCGCTTCATGCTCGCCTCGACCAGCGAGATCTACGGGGATCCGCTAGAGCACCCCCAGAAGGAGAGCTACTGGGGCCATGTGGATCCGATTGGCGAGCGCTCCGTCTATGACGAGGCCAAGCGCTTTGCTGAAGCGCTCACCATGGCGTATCACCGCTTCCACAAGGTCAATACCTGCATCGTGCGCATCTTCAATACCTATGGTCCGCGTATGCATGTGGATGATGGCCGCGCCGTGGCCAATTTCATCCAACAGGCCTTGTGCGGTGAGCCTTTGACGATTTACGGTGATGGCCAGCAGACGCGTAGCTTCTGCTATGTCGATGATCTCATCGAGGGCATCTATCGCTTGCTCACCTCGCAGATTCATGAGCCGGTGAACATCGGCAATCCGGATGAGATCACGATTGAGCAATTTGCCAAGGAGATCGATGCCCTGGTGGGGAAACAGGCTGGGCTGGTCTACCAAAAGAAGCAGTTCCTGCCCGGTGACCCGCTGCGCCGCCAGCCGGATATTGCCCGGGCGCGCGAATGGCTGCAATGGGGCCCAACCATCTCTCTGCGCGAGGGCCTGAGCAAAACCATCCCGTATTTCCGTGAGCAGCTTGGTCTGTGA
- a CDS encoding GtrA family protein → MRRSKRRELKRFARFSTVGAIGAVVDFVVFNLLLKLGLVPLLSQAGSFLAAVTSNFVLNRKWTFPDSRSKTVGTQLAQYGLVNVIGLLIRTPIFNALATLFDRTLAGRPMPFGLSLYSVSHNLALGGAIGIVLFWNFFVNRFWTYGDVELGK, encoded by the coding sequence ATGCGCCGCAGTAAACGCCGCGAGCTTAAGCGCTTTGCGCGCTTTTCCACCGTGGGCGCCATCGGCGCCGTGGTGGATTTTGTTGTCTTCAATCTGCTGCTCAAGCTGGGGCTGGTGCCTTTGCTCAGCCAGGCAGGCTCCTTCCTTGCGGCGGTCACCAGCAACTTCGTCCTCAACCGCAAGTGGACCTTTCCTGATTCGCGCTCCAAGACGGTCGGCACGCAATTGGCGCAATATGGCCTGGTCAATGTCATCGGTTTGCTCATCCGCACGCCCATCTTCAATGCCCTGGCAACGCTGTTTGACCGCACCCTGGCCGGCCGCCCGATGCCCTTCGGCCTCAGCCTGTACTCGGTTTCGCACAACCTGGCCTTGGGCGGGGCCATTGGCATTGTGCTGTTCTGGAACTTCTTCGTCAACCGCTTCTGGACCTATGGGGATGTGGAGTTGGGTAAGTAA
- a CDS encoding ATP-binding protein yields the protein MSTTQPHSSLAGAATDAVHRQALFEVETPQRKLADLVLDEDTLAHIRALLTKIRHHRLLYEEFGLRDIDPYGGRTAINFYGPPGTGKSMAAESIAGELGMGIIRANYAEIESKFVGETPKNIKAAFAKAEDANAVLFFDEADSILGKRLSSITQSTDHAVNVSRSVMLLELDNFSGVVVFATNLVSNYDAAFTRRILGHVAMPLPDEAARLRLWRRHIPNRLPVQFAEGDWSRLVAATEGLAGGDILNAVLYAASLAVERHGALAIVNLDDFLMAVRAGKQAKREVGKAG from the coding sequence ATGAGCACCACCCAACCCCACAGCTCTCTCGCCGGCGCGGCGACGGACGCAGTCCACCGTCAAGCGCTGTTTGAAGTAGAGACTCCGCAGCGCAAGCTGGCCGATCTAGTCCTGGATGAGGATACCCTAGCGCATATCCGCGCCTTGCTCACCAAGATCCGCCACCACCGGCTGCTGTATGAAGAGTTCGGCCTACGTGATATCGACCCCTACGGTGGGCGCACCGCGATCAACTTCTACGGGCCGCCGGGCACGGGCAAGAGCATGGCAGCCGAATCAATTGCCGGTGAGCTCGGCATGGGCATCATCCGCGCCAACTATGCCGAGATCGAGTCGAAATTTGTAGGCGAGACGCCTAAGAACATCAAGGCTGCTTTTGCCAAAGCAGAAGACGCCAACGCGGTACTCTTCTTCGATGAGGCTGATTCCATTTTAGGCAAACGGCTAAGCAGCATTACTCAAAGCACAGACCATGCTGTCAATGTAAGCCGCTCCGTAATGCTGTTGGAGCTTGATAATTTCTCCGGCGTCGTCGTCTTCGCCACCAACCTGGTCTCCAACTATGATGCCGCCTTCACACGCCGCATCCTTGGCCATGTAGCCATGCCGCTGCCAGATGAGGCCGCGCGGCTGCGGCTTTGGCGGCGCCATATCCCCAACCGGCTGCCAGTGCAGTTTGCGGAAGGCGACTGGTCTCGGCTGGTAGCCGCAACCGAGGGTCTAGCGGGCGGCGACATCCTCAATGCCGTGCTGTACGCCGCCTCGCTGGCTGTGGAGCGACACGGTGCACTGGCAATCGTAAACTTGGATGACTTTTTGATGGCTGTGAGGGCAGGAAAACAAGCGAAGCGGGAAGTCGGAAAAGCAGGCTAA
- a CDS encoding MerR family transcriptional regulator — protein MDAKTYTVKQLAELAGVTPRTLRHYDRIGLLKPASVGDNSYRHYDEHSVLRLQQILFFRELGFELDKVKAILDQHNFDLVSALQTHRYRLQAKQLHMQRLVRTVDATIMHLVGEVNMSEKKMFEGFDAEKQQEYEKQAIENWGDGAKDSIKLWNSYSTEQQERILAEGGNIYQTIADQMKFGPRSPEIQASLAQWHEHLRNFYEPTFDILRGLGDTYNEHADFKATFIAIHPDLPTFLQQAINHYVDILETEWLERELEILKE, from the coding sequence ATGGACGCCAAGACGTACACCGTGAAGCAGCTGGCGGAACTCGCCGGAGTAACCCCGCGTACCTTGCGCCACTACGACCGCATAGGCCTGCTGAAACCGGCCAGCGTAGGCGACAACAGCTATCGCCACTACGACGAGCACAGCGTGCTGCGCCTGCAACAGATCCTGTTCTTCCGCGAACTGGGATTCGAACTGGACAAGGTCAAAGCCATTCTAGACCAGCACAATTTTGATCTGGTGAGCGCGTTACAGACCCATCGCTACCGGCTGCAAGCCAAGCAGTTGCATATGCAGCGCTTGGTCCGCACTGTGGATGCCACAATCATGCACTTGGTTGGAGAAGTAAATATGAGCGAAAAGAAAATGTTCGAAGGCTTTGATGCAGAGAAGCAGCAAGAATACGAAAAGCAGGCCATTGAGAACTGGGGGGATGGCGCCAAAGACAGTATCAAGCTGTGGAACAGTTACAGTACAGAACAGCAGGAGCGCATCCTGGCCGAGGGTGGCAATATCTACCAGACTATCGCTGACCAGATGAAGTTCGGCCCCCGCAGCCCGGAGATACAAGCCAGCCTCGCGCAATGGCACGAACACCTGCGTAACTTCTACGAACCAACTTTCGATATCCTGCGCGGCCTGGGTGACACATACAACGAGCATGCGGACTTCAAGGCCACCTTCATCGCCATCCATCCAGACCTGCCCACATTTCTCCAGCAAGCGATTAATCACTATGTGGACATACTGGAAACCGAGTGGCTAGAGCGCGAGTTAGAGATTCTCAAAGAATGA
- a CDS encoding winged helix-turn-helix transcriptional regulator — protein MSPPARSEHSLVSVLAALDNPHRLRIIAALRGKTNYVSQLARDLELSRPLLIMHLKKLEDAGLVSSDLEVSADGKAMRCYQIVEFDIRLTPVEIAKAAVKLL, from the coding sequence ATGAGCCCCCCTGCGCGCAGTGAGCACAGCCTGGTGAGCGTCTTGGCGGCGCTGGACAACCCGCACCGCCTGCGCATCATTGCCGCCCTGCGCGGCAAGACCAACTATGTAAGCCAGCTGGCGCGTGATCTGGAACTGAGCCGCCCGCTGCTGATCATGCACCTCAAGAAGCTGGAGGACGCTGGGTTGGTCTCCAGCGATCTGGAAGTATCTGCAGATGGGAAAGCGATGCGCTGTTACCAAATAGTGGAGTTTGACATCCGCCTGACCCCGGTAGAGATTGCCAAGGCCGCAGTCAAGCTGCTCTAA
- a CDS encoding UbiA family prenyltransferase, whose amino-acid sequence MAKTLAKSVITCDMEGRIETFGDGSEKMFGYSKAEIVGKKRVSAFSPGQVVLEHVPTWLSTASKEGEYRGRTVFVRKNGELFSADIRITPTFKDGVQNGYCGVTEEIDLPVQQAMPKISLMTKIFTWLVITRAPFLTAVIVPILIGAAWVAANHIVTPFPTAKFFLALFAGIFLHISANTFNDYFDWTSGTDPANNDYFLPYSGGSRSIELGLVNEKTLLVVGSLALLVSAALGLVLTLQSGFGILAFGLAGAFFAYFYTAPPLRLAARKGLGELAVGLSFGPLAVAGTVYALTGRATLADYLAGVPIGLLTVAILWINQFPDEEADKATGKENLVVVLGKERARYGYILLLVAAFGLALYWTLVSGLFPIGALLILLAAPLAIQTSRIILREYRERSLARANATTIQLHAVAGLLMAAGIFWSDALARLLGL is encoded by the coding sequence ATGGCAAAGACCCTGGCAAAATCCGTGATTACCTGTGATATGGAAGGCCGCATCGAAACCTTTGGTGATGGCTCCGAAAAGATGTTTGGCTATTCGAAGGCGGAGATCGTCGGCAAGAAGCGCGTCTCGGCCTTCTCGCCCGGCCAAGTGGTGCTGGAGCATGTGCCCACCTGGCTGAGCACCGCCTCGAAAGAGGGGGAATATCGTGGCCGCACGGTGTTCGTGCGCAAGAACGGCGAGCTGTTCTCCGCCGATATTCGCATCACCCCCACCTTCAAAGATGGCGTACAAAATGGCTACTGCGGTGTAACGGAAGAGATCGATCTGCCGGTGCAGCAAGCGATGCCAAAGATCAGCTTGATGACCAAGATCTTCACCTGGCTGGTGATCACGCGTGCGCCCTTCCTTACCGCGGTGATCGTGCCGATCCTGATCGGCGCGGCCTGGGTGGCCGCCAACCATATCGTTACCCCCTTCCCCACGGCGAAATTCTTCCTGGCGCTGTTCGCTGGCATCTTCCTGCACATCTCCGCCAACACGTTCAACGATTACTTTGACTGGACCAGCGGCACGGACCCGGCCAATAACGACTACTTCCTGCCCTACTCCGGCGGCAGTCGCTCGATCGAGCTGGGCCTGGTGAATGAGAAGACGCTGCTCGTGGTCGGCTCACTGGCCTTGCTGGTCTCCGCGGCGCTCGGCCTGGTGCTCACGCTGCAGAGCGGCTTCGGCATCCTGGCCTTTGGCCTGGCCGGCGCGTTCTTCGCCTACTTTTATACCGCGCCGCCGCTGCGCCTGGCTGCCCGCAAGGGCCTGGGCGAGCTGGCCGTGGGCCTGAGCTTCGGCCCGCTGGCCGTAGCGGGCACGGTGTACGCCCTCACCGGCCGCGCAACCCTGGCCGACTACCTGGCCGGCGTGCCCATCGGTCTGCTGACCGTGGCGATCCTGTGGATCAACCAATTCCCTGACGAAGAAGCCGACAAAGCCACCGGTAAAGAGAACCTGGTGGTGGTGCTGGGCAAGGAGCGCGCCCGCTATGGCTACATCTTGCTGCTGGTGGCAGCCTTCGGCCTGGCGCTGTACTGGACCCTGGTGAGTGGCCTATTCCCCATCGGCGCGCTGCTGATCCTGCTGGCGGCCCCGCTAGCCATCCAAACCAGCCGCATCATCCTGCGTGAGTACCGCGAGCGCAGCCTGGCCCGCGCCAATGCCACTACCATCCAACTGCACGCCGTCGCCGGCCTGCTCATGGCGGCGGGCATCTTCTGGAGCGATGCGCTGGCTCGTTTGCTGGGCCTGTAA
- a CDS encoding sigma-70 family RNA polymerase sigma factor: MQPNEQDWLRLAQQGDAQAFSQLVELYARPVHNLCYRMLGNTQDAEDAAQEAFLRAFRAIGRYDPKRKFASWLLSIAANYCIDQHRRRRLQLISLEDSPEASLGDKAAGPAARLVQRETQDELQALLARLDPRDRAAIILYYWNELSYEEIAAQLSLSESALKSRLHRARRSLAQAWEHSQEQPGETRSKTHEEAAL, encoded by the coding sequence TTGCAGCCAAATGAGCAGGATTGGCTGCGCCTGGCCCAACAGGGCGACGCGCAGGCCTTTTCACAACTGGTGGAGCTGTATGCCCGGCCGGTGCACAACTTGTGCTACCGCATGCTAGGCAACACCCAGGATGCGGAGGATGCCGCGCAGGAAGCGTTTCTGCGCGCCTTCCGGGCCATCGGGCGCTATGACCCTAAGCGCAAGTTTGCCAGTTGGCTGCTCAGCATCGCCGCCAACTACTGTATCGACCAGCACCGGCGCCGGCGGCTCCAACTGATCTCACTTGAGGATTCGCCCGAGGCCAGCCTGGGCGATAAGGCTGCAGGCCCTGCTGCACGGCTGGTGCAGCGGGAAACGCAAGATGAGCTACAAGCCTTGCTGGCGCGCCTGGACCCACGTGACCGGGCCGCCATCATTCTGTATTACTGGAATGAGCTCTCCTACGAAGAGATTGCTGCGCAGCTTTCTCTTTCGGAGAGTGCCCTCAAGAGCCGGCTGCACCGCGCCCGGCGCAGCCTGGCGCAAGCCTGGGAACACAGCCAGGAGCAACCTGGTGAAACAAGGAGCAAGACACATGAAGAAGCCGCACTTTGA
- a CDS encoding polymer-forming cytoskeletal protein: MKFSKWMFAALLAVCALVALPTAAYAAGSAAPALDEVVFGHDFTLEAGRMIDGDLVVIGGSLTMEKGSVVSGQAVVIGGSATILGHVQGDLVVVGGEITMSPAAIVDGDLVVPTGTVDVDPAAQVGGRIIDDVQFPWGDNALNNDYAYDYEYTRGPGVARQFARGIVGDFVWLLFRSVAMATVALLLILFMQKPMERVASTLLGQAPLSGGIGLVGVVVTGFATIALGLTIILIPVAALLPFVLVVAWGFGWISMGLEVGRRMGEAFKANWSPALQAPLGTFALTFASGVVAWVPCLGWILGVVIGLAGLGAVILTRFGSQSYPDATVSVAPVAPAPALPAPRKRTVAKKAPAKRARS; the protein is encoded by the coding sequence ATGAAGTTCTCAAAATGGATGTTTGCCGCCCTGTTAGCGGTATGCGCTTTGGTGGCGTTGCCCACGGCAGCCTATGCCGCCGGGTCCGCTGCCCCGGCACTCGATGAAGTTGTTTTTGGCCATGATTTCACTCTGGAGGCCGGGCGCATGATCGACGGCGATCTGGTGGTGATCGGTGGCTCGCTGACCATGGAAAAAGGCAGCGTGGTCAGCGGCCAGGCGGTGGTGATTGGCGGTAGCGCTACCATTCTCGGCCATGTGCAGGGTGACTTGGTGGTGGTGGGCGGCGAGATCACGATGAGCCCCGCCGCCATTGTAGACGGCGATCTGGTGGTGCCCACCGGCACGGTGGATGTTGACCCGGCCGCACAGGTTGGCGGCCGCATCATCGATGATGTGCAGTTCCCCTGGGGTGACAATGCACTGAATAATGACTACGCCTATGATTACGAGTACACCCGCGGCCCCGGCGTGGCACGCCAATTCGCCCGCGGCATCGTAGGTGACTTTGTGTGGCTGCTGTTCCGCTCCGTGGCGATGGCCACGGTCGCTCTGTTGCTGATCTTGTTCATGCAGAAACCGATGGAGCGTGTAGCCAGCACGCTGCTGGGGCAAGCGCCACTGTCTGGTGGTATCGGCTTGGTGGGGGTGGTGGTGACTGGTTTTGCCACCATCGCGCTGGGCCTCACCATTATCCTCATCCCGGTCGCCGCGTTGCTGCCGTTTGTACTGGTAGTGGCCTGGGGCTTCGGGTGGATCAGCATGGGGTTGGAAGTCGGCCGCCGCATGGGCGAGGCCTTCAAGGCGAATTGGTCGCCGGCGCTACAAGCGCCGCTGGGCACCTTTGCGCTGACCTTTGCCAGCGGTGTGGTGGCCTGGGTTCCATGCCTGGGTTGGATCCTTGGCGTGGTGATCGGCCTGGCCGGCCTGGGTGCGGTGATCCTGACCCGCTTCGGCTCGCAGAGCTACCCGGATGCCACCGTGAGTGTGGCGCCAGTAGCGCCAGCGCCAGCGTTGCCGGCGCCGCGTAAGCGCACAGTGGCCAAGAAAGCGCCCGCCAAGCGGGCGCGCAGCTAG
- a CDS encoding sigma-70 family RNA polymerase sigma factor, with the protein MTDEKILAKATQGDSEAFGMLYDKYAGRIYNYIYYRTGSPQDAEDLTSRVFFRAMRHITSYTDRGVPFSAWLYRIAHNLVANWHRDSSRRQEVELEDGYRASKSEEYPESVLMQTEEQNALMKLIRNLPEERQQLLILKFTQHMSNAEIGQVMDRTEGAIKSLYHRTLLSLREEIRKDTSGHFSLEDFGEFPDEE; encoded by the coding sequence GTGACGGACGAAAAAATCCTTGCCAAGGCCACGCAGGGCGATAGTGAGGCGTTTGGCATGCTCTACGATAAGTATGCCGGGCGTATCTACAACTACATCTACTATCGCACCGGCAGCCCGCAAGACGCCGAGGACCTGACTTCACGGGTCTTCTTCCGGGCGATGCGCCACATTACCAGCTATACCGATCGCGGCGTGCCGTTCTCGGCCTGGCTGTATCGCATTGCGCACAACCTGGTGGCCAACTGGCACCGCGACAGCAGCCGCCGCCAGGAAGTGGAGCTGGAAGATGGCTACCGGGCGAGCAAGAGCGAGGAGTACCCGGAAAGCGTGCTGATGCAGACCGAGGAGCAGAATGCGCTGATGAAGCTCATTCGCAATCTGCCCGAGGAGCGCCAGCAGTTGCTGATCTTGAAATTTACCCAGCACATGTCCAATGCGGAAATTGGGCAGGTGATGGACCGCACCGAAGGGGCGATCAAGAGCCTGTATCACCGCACGCTGCTCTCGTTGCGTGAAGAGATTCGTAAGGATACATCAGGGCATTTCTCGCTGGAGGATTTTGGCGAGTTCCCCGATGAGGAGTAA